GTTTCGGGTCAAAGCTGGACAATTCGTTCAATAATGAGGTGGTTCGTTGTACATTCATATCGGTGAAAATCAAATAGTGCCTTCAAATGATGTTGTCATGGTTTTTGATTATAAGGGCGCTTCTTCTGTCATTATGGAGGAGTTTTTAACGAAACAAAAAGAAAATATTATAACGTTGACAGCGGGAGAGATTAAGTCAATCGTTATTACCGATCAGAATATATACCTCTCTCCATTAGCTACTAGTACAATAAAAAAACGAGCCGAATTCGTTTTTATATAGATTTTTTCCATGTT
This genomic window from Bacillus kexueae contains:
- the remB gene encoding extracellular matrix regulator RemB — translated: MYIHIGENQIVPSNDVVMVFDYKGASSVIMEEFLTKQKENIITLTAGEIKSIVITDQNIYLSPLATSTIKKRAEFVFI